From the genome of Cryptococcus neoformans var. grubii H99 chromosome 11, complete sequence:
AGGTTTTAATTCCTCTCACGAGCAGCTTATACGTTCCAGGAAAATTGACAGATGTTGAGAACGTCGTGATTGACGTTGGTACCGGTTATTACATCAAAAAGGTAAGGCTATGCTCTTAGCTGATCTTTATAAATGACGACTGATCGCTTGATTGTGAATGATAGACCAAAGCAGAAGCTAAGAAACATTATACATCCAAGTCCGAATTCGTCCAGACCAATCTCGACACTTTACAACAAAGTATCGAGACAAAGCAAAATAACGTGCAAAGCGTGCAGCAAGTGCTCGCTATGAAGATGCAACAGGCGCAGGCTACTACCGCTGGTGGACAAAAGGCTTAAAGGATCTCAATTATTTAGGATCCCTAACGTGGCATAGCACAACCATGCATGTACATTAAATGTTTGCTCAACCAGTCTACATTTATTGCTTCTAATTATCTACTCACGGAACGGCGGCGCCTTCTCAAGCACTTGGCAATGCCACACCAAGCCGCCTCCTCAATCTGGTACTGATCTCCAGGAAGTGTGATTCATTCTCTGGGGTGACGAAGCTGTGTCGCATCAAAAAATCAACATACACCAGCCCGCAGTTAGGCTTCATATCGCCAGAGTGGAGAGCATCAATAAGCTCGGGGATTGTGAGGAGCTATACGATGTGTTTAATATGTGAACCTGTAAGTTTCATACGGATCACCTACTGCGAACGATTCAACCTCGTCGTCACATGGTGCTGGACGAACATATTCTTCAGAGttttgaggaggaagaggaagatcgTAAAGATATTCAATTTCTACCCAACAGTGGATTTAGATAAACTGTTCTACGAGTTCGGAATCAAGCTGAAGAACGCACCAGGCTGCAGGAACCCATCTGCAGTGATGTAGAAATAAGTAGCTACACCGACGTTCCTTCCGATGCCATAAGTTTTTTTACCATCTGTTGATATACAATGTCTTACTTGATATAACGTTTGACAAGATCCTCCGGAAGGCTAGCCTCTTCGTCACATTCCTTGATAATAGAGTCGATCGGGGTCATACCGGCGGGAATACCACCAGCAACAGACTATATGTCTAATTATCAGTACAAATGTCGTATTTCTCTAGTTGTGGATAGCATTACGTTGTCAAGGCGGCCGGGCCAGCTATGCAAAGCTCGTCAACTGTGTCCTTTAAgcggaaaaagaaaggacaTACGTTGGCTTTGTTTTGCTCCTTCTTGGTACCCAAACCTTCATGTCTTGGCCAGTACCTTCATATGCTAAACGATCATCACACACATCAGTCATGTGCATCAAAAACGAGCAGACAGCACATACCAGTAAGATGAACTCCGAATGTCGCCAATCCGAACAACGCACACGCCGCTCTTTCCAAGTGGAAAGCAACATTTCCGAACGGTTTGTTCGCCGAGTTTTTGAGGGCACTTGATTGAGGCGAAGCATAGATTGCATACAGCTCGTTTCTCCATCCTATCGAAAGAAACGTTGTCAGCTCTATCGTCTCAAAAGCATA
Proteins encoded in this window:
- a CDS encoding prefoldin alpha subunit, producing the protein MAEQQVQLTDLNAVQLQEVKKQLDQELDHLTTSYSQLKQAQTKFKSCIANVNELSPTSKGKEVLIPLTSSLYVPGKLTDVENVVIDVGTGYYIKKTKAEAKKHYTSKSEFVQTNLDTLQQSIETKQNNVQSVQQVLAMKMQQAQATTAGGQKA